GCACGACTTGCAAAATGGTCCGGCACGCAATTTGTTTGCAATTCCTCTGCAAGCAAAGCTCAGCTGCAGTTACATGATGGGCCAAGGCTAGCAGCTGAAGGCTTCTAACTTGGATCAGTGAGAGTCTGACTGAAAAGACGTTTTTCCTGCCTGGAGCGCAAGTGATTGTGGGATGTGTAGTCTAAGGCGTTTCGGAAATAAGGCGGGCATATTTTGACGGATTTCATGCTCATTTTTACCTCTGCATTGAATGTTTTAAAACGTGCAAACGTGAGGAATATTTACAGGAATATGTTcgagtatttaaaaaatattgaatccTTCATTGATTGGAGCCTTATGTTTTAATAAGAGTGCTCTCTTTAAATAGCTAACAATGACAGTCAGTAGGCTACATGTAGCTATGTCTATTTTCGGCAGTGTTTCGAAGCACTGTTTGTGACACGTTTCCATtcaatgcatgtattttttgcGTCAAATTTTTCGTGATAATAAGCTTAACAATGCCTAATTCAGTATGCCATTTTTATGGTTTCATACCATACAATTCATTAATTTGGTTAACAGGTCAGTCTGTAACACTAAGAACAGCACATCAGAGTCTACTGTattaaaaaagtatataaatattatatgttaatatttataatttagttTCAATTGTGGTCGTTtacctttttctgtttctttcttttttaacgaAACCTGGCCTACTCATAATCGGGAAATGACCGAGTCGTGCACTTTGTATGTTGATTAGACAtgcagaaaaatatgtttcctgCACTCATTTAAGATTATCGCTTTGGGTAAACTATAGTTACCATCCTCGCAATGTGGGACAGGAAGGTGCGCGGGCATCCCAAAGCCACTGCTGCTTCCTGTATAGTTAATTGTGCAGCCGAACAAGTCTTTCCAGTTTCCATGCGCCTCGCGGCAAAGCGTTGAAAGCTCGTGCACATTTCTGTTTACATAACAGGGGCAAGGAGCACCACTTTATCCACAGTGCGTGCGGCATGAAGTTGACGAACCGTCTTATCTCGGATGTGCGACAATCTAGAACCCTCATATTTTGGGTGATACATTTTTGAGATATAATTTAAgacatatatattttagatGTCTGGAGAGCAAAtcctcattattttttaaaacattaatcaCAATGAATGGATtgcaagataaaataataataaatgtaataacagtCTGTTAGATTGTACATTTCACCCCCTTGTGCACGCACACAATATATAACTCTACTAATTAGTACCTTAATGAACGGGTTACTGAATAGTGTGTGCTATCAACAAAGCAGACAGCAGACCGAGGGAAAAGCCTCATTATCTTTATTTAAGGAGGGAATGGGGCAGAATAAATTAATAGCACTCAACACCAAGTTGCAAATAATAAAGGACAGACTCCTTCCTACACCCTCCTACACTCTCCCAATCAACGTTCCCACAATTCCACCctcacaccacaaacacacagatcttCACTTCCATGAAGCAGTGTGGAAAGTAAATGAGCTCAACAAATTATTACAGTAATAACCCTAAGTGCTATCATTATGACATAATAGAAATATTGCAACTATGGCCTAAAACTATAATGACTACTGCACCTTAAAAAAGGCTGGGTAGTGAGCTTGTAAGGGGAACCATGGAAATGGCATGTGActagaaaaaatgaaaataaataatttgaaaatgtacatatttatttgtgtggatGATGTATTGTTACTTTTGTAATATACTAGTATGTATACAGCAGATTTGAGGTGTAATGGAATGTTCTTGCAGAGGTGTAATAGCACCTTCCAGAGTGAGAACTGGCAACCAtgatgaacaaaataaaattcccatTGTGTCATGTACATAACTTCAATTGCAGCTCAGGATTTAACAATAATACATGAACAGGGCTGCACGCTACATGCATGTGCGCCTGAAGTACAAAACGTAAATGTTGCAGAATGAGAAAGGAAATGTTTCTGCATTCACCTGCTTGGAAGAACCAGGCGCCGTCAGATCTTACGCAAAGATCATGCAGTGCTCATTTCGCTGCTAAAACTAGTCTGTATGTTCCTTCACTGGGTTCATTTTGGCTTTCCGTCTTGTACCAAGTGATGCCAGGACAGCAGGAATTTCTACAGTGTGAACAGACAGTGGTTGCGACAAAAGAAAGTAAGGGACTGCAAtaaagaggggaaaaacaagAGCATCTCTCTACTGTAGAGACACTGGAAAGACTTCGGATCCCACTCCAATTTTTAATTGATAAGGATGAATGACAAAAGGAATGGAGGGAGGTGGTGATAtgagtgtgttatgtgtgtatgtgtgtgtgtgtgtgatggggggaCGACACACGATTAGGGGGTAGACTGGGTTCAGTCTCAGTGGAagaattttgtctttttttttttttacttcttggCAATGACGAGGGTGTGGTAGATGGGCTTCACCACGATGTGCAGGTAGAGGGAGTTGTCGATGAGGTACTCGGACGCGCGTCGCTGCAGGTCGGCGTTGGCCAGGAAGTCGCCCGTCTCCTCGGTGCTCTGGTGGAAGTTGTAGACGTGCCGCACCACCGCCTTCCCCTGCTGCCGCGCCGCCACGATCACCGTCTTCTGGAAGCTGACGCCGGCGAAGTCGGCGCTGGAGGTGGCGGGCGTGACGATGATGCGCGGGTGGCCTGCGCTGCCGCCgacgccgccgcccccgccacccccgccgTCGGCCCGGGCGGGCAGCATGGAGCCCGCGTGCTCCCCGTACGGCGCCCGCAGGTTGAGCGGCAGCCAGCGGGGCGAGAAGAGCGCGTTCCACGTCACCCGCTTGCCCGCGTCGTGCCCGCTGGGGCCCAGCTGCGTCTGGAAGCTGGTGCTGCGGTCGTCGCGGGTGGGGTTGTTGATGACCCACGGCGCCCCCCAGGCCGGCGACAGGTAGTTCCGGGGGGTGAAGAGGCTGCAGTTGACGTCGAAGTACTTGGCCAGCTGCTGGGGGGAGGCGGCGTGGAACTGGAAGGCCAGGAAGAGCAGGTCGCGCACCGACTCCTGGTACCTGAGCAGCAGCGGCGACTGCTTCTGCAGCCGGAACAGCTGCTGCGGCGGGATCATGGCGTAGCGCACGGCCCGCAGGGCGCTCTCCGCCGCGGCCGCGTCGGGCCGGTTCTGCGCCGCCCAGGCCTCCAGCGCCTCGAACAGCTCCAGCTCGCTGTGCAGGACCAGGTCGGAGCGCTGCAGCAGGGTCAGCAGGAGGCCGTCGCCCATGGCGACCCACTCGCCGCTCTGCATGACGGACGACAGGTTCCAGGACAGGTACTGCAGGCAGCCGTCGCGCAGGGCTGCGTCCCCCGTCTGCGTGGCGTACTGGTACCAGCCCACCACGTGGCCCGCGGGCGAGTCGCTGGCCATGTGCTGCCGCATGTACAGGCTGAGGCCCTGCCGCAGGGCCCACACGCGGTACTTGCTGGCCAGCTTGTGCAGGGGCACGGCCTGGTCCAGGCTGACTGAGATCTCACCGCAGTACAGGTACCTGCGGAGACAGCAGCCGAAGGGGACAGGCCTACCGGATTAGACGTCGAGATAGGTACCTGAGTAGACCGCCGGAAAGGGGCCATGATTCGAGAATGAGAAAGACAGGCGCATGTATTTAGGCCAGCCAATGAGCTGAGCTGTCTCCCGGCCCTAGTAATACAGGGACTAATTTATCCTCAAATGCTAAGCAAATGCACCATATCATGTTACTATAGGTTTTTAGACAGGCCAAagtgttgttgcttttttcattttggatcCGGTACACATTTTCGCCAATGCCAGACAAGACAGAGGACAATCTTACTCTTAAAATcctaattttaaaacaatcctAAACGATAAGAACAAGAATCAGAGCAAGGCAGCATAAAGGTCTGAGAACTTCATTAAATCAGCACCTCAGCTATCTCACACCAGATCCATTCTGCCCGAGGTGCGCTTCCAGATGACCACACTTTGATTCAGAATCTTTATGTATCAATTGGCCTCAGCCCCTCATAAGTGTGGTCATAACCAGTTTGTCACCCGGGGGCTGGTGTAATGACGTGATCTGCCACTAGGTAGAGCATGTGGCCTACAATGGAAGCTTTTTGATTTTCACTCTTGGCTCTTGTTACTGTCAGTGACCACTTAGGATAGAATATAACAAATTTATAACAGAATTTATTCAGGGTAATCAAAACATCTTTTGCGCAGAAATTAGAACTGGAACCCCATGTATCACCTACTGGAGGCTAAGTAAACTGACCTATTTTTGTGTTTAACCTAGCGTGATATATAAAAAATTAGCCTTGACAAAGGTGAGGTCCAGGTttgttcatattcataattaaattaatgtagGCAGATTTCACTGTGTTTTGATTGGTGAAGCAATCAAAAGAATCTTTGGCCAAGTGGGCCAAAAGTAATGCAATCGTTTTGGCTCAATTTAGTGTTACTGGAATACAacattatcaaaaataaatgtataatccTGGGAAGCCCAATCATTATCTGTTCCAGCCTCCTAGCCACACGTCAACATCCACCTCAAAAAGCTGCGCCCCTCCATACCCCGCCCTGcctctccctgccccgcccgctcACCGCGTGAACTTGTCGAAGACGGCGGCGCATTCGGCCAGCTCCGTCAGGACGAGGGTGCTGCCGTTCCGGGCCTGCAGGAGCTCCTCGAACACCTCGCTGTGCAGGGACAGCACCAGCGCGTGGGCCTGGATCACCTTCACCTCGTCCGAGTTGACGGTCTGCACCCGGAGCACCACGTCGCTCCCGTTCCCCTGCGCCAGCAGGGCCTCCAGACGCTGCACCAGCGCCATCGAGTGGTTGATTGTGGCCCAGCCGCTCTCCAGGCCGGCGTCAGGCTTGAGTGCGGCTGCAGGGAGCAGATCAGAGCAGGAGTTCCAGCCACGCCCTGATATCACCAACTCCCATCATATTGCTGATATCAGCCACTCCATCACACTGCTGATATCAGCCACTCCATCACACTGCTGATATCAGCCATTCCATCACACTGCTGATATCAGCCACTCATCATACTGCTGATATCAGCCATTCCATCACACTGCTGATATCAGCCACTCCATCATACTGCTGATATCAGCCACTCCATAATACTGCTGATATCAGCCACTCCATCATACtgctgaaatcagccactccatCACACTGCTGATATCAGCCACTCATCATACTGCTGATATCAGCCACTCCATCACACTGCTGATATCAGCCATTCCATCATACTGCTGATATCAGCCACTCATTCACCGCATTATCAGCCACTCCATCACACACGCTGATACAATCACTCATCACCTGCTGATATCAGCACCATCACACTGCTGATATCAGCCACTCCATCACACTGCTGATATCAGCCACTCCATCACACCGCTGATATCAGCCACTCCATCACACTGCTGATATCAGCCACTCCATCATACTGCTGATATCAGCCACTCCATCACACTGCTGATATCAGCCACTCCATCACACTGCTGATATCAGCCACTCCATCACACTGCTGATATCAGCCACTCCATCACACTGCTGACAATGGGCACCCATTTAGAGAAGAAATAGAAAAAGATTTACTGTTATtgcctattttttaaatggtcagtGGGTGCTCATATGAAGATGTTCGCATCTTTTATCGGTAGAACCAGCATGATGGCCTGAACTTTTTATCGCAGAATTGAGCAGTATGCGTAGTGTATCACTGCATTTAGAATCGTAACAGCCTTCACTGTGGGTGTTGCAAACACTCCGCTCTGCATGCagtttaatattgtttattttgaattgcATGCAGAGCTGTCTGTTTGTAACAGCCTTTATTGTGGATGTGATGCCGCAATCTACATTTCCCCAAGGCAATAATGAGGTCAGTAAATTAAAGATACACATAGCCCCAAACCCTGCTGTTTGTTTGATCACTCCCTCCACAGTGAGAAACAGCTGAGGCAAGAACACACGCCTGGGGAGTCAGACCAGATGTTGACCCACttgttaattaattaagaaGTACTGATCCACTT
This genomic window from Anguilla rostrata isolate EN2019 chromosome 17, ASM1855537v3, whole genome shotgun sequence contains:
- the btbd17b gene encoding BTB/POZ domain-containing protein 17 produces the protein MGSERGGGRPAWIGAGVLLAILGFCVTVAGAAALKPDAGLESGWATINHSMALVQRLEALLAQGNGSDVVLRVQTVNSDEVKVIQAHALVLSLHSEVFEELLQARNGSTLVLTELAECAAVFDKFTRYLYCGEISVSLDQAVPLHKLASKYRVWALRQGLSLYMRQHMASDSPAGHVVGWYQYATQTGDAALRDGCLQYLSWNLSSVMQSGEWVAMGDGLLLTLLQRSDLVLHSELELFEALEAWAAQNRPDAAAAESALRAVRYAMIPPQQLFRLQKQSPLLLRYQESVRDLLFLAFQFHAASPQQLAKYFDVNCSLFTPRNYLSPAWGAPWVINNPTRDDRSTSFQTQLGPSGHDAGKRVTWNALFSPRWLPLNLRAPYGEHAGSMLPARADGGGGGGGGVGGSAGHPRIIVTPATSSADFAGVSFQKTVIVAARQQGKAVVRHVYNFHQSTEETGDFLANADLQRRASEYLIDNSLYLHIVVKPIYHTLVIAKK